The Palaemon carinicauda isolate YSFRI2023 chromosome 43, ASM3689809v2, whole genome shotgun sequence genomic sequence ccatagccagagacatagccataatcatagccatagccatagccatagcatccatagccatagccatagacatagacatagccatagccagagacatagatatagccatacacatagacatagacatagccatagacatagatatagagagagctatagccatagccatagacatacacatagccagacCTATATCCATAGTcagagtcatagccatagccatagacatagccatagccatagccatagacatagacatagccatagccttaaccatagacatagccatagccataaccattgacgtagccatagccatagccgtagatgTTTCCGTAGCTGtaaccttagccatagccatagccgtatgatgtagccgtagccgtagctgtAGCTGTAGCAATAGACAAAGCCATATCCATAGCCAGACACATAGatatggccatagccatagccatagacagggctatagccacagccatagccatagacatagccatagccaaagccatagcttTAGCCATATCCGTAGCCGTTGCCATAGCCATAtatgtagccgtagccatagccgtcTCCGTAGACATAGATATAAACATAGccacagccatagacatagacatagacatagccatagctaaagccatggtatacatagccatagccatagacatagacatagccatagccatagccatagccatagccatagccatagtcatagccgaagccaaagccatagacatagccatagccatagccataaccatagacatagatatagccatagccatagccata encodes the following:
- the LOC137633677 gene encoding antifreeze protein Maxi-like, yielding MSMSMAMSLSMSIAMALALAMAMSMSIAMVMSMAIAMSKVMTMAISMSMALAMTMAMSMSMAIAMSMSMAMAMSMSMSMAVAMFISMSTETAMATATYMAMATATDMAKAMALAMAMSMAMAVAIALSMAMAMAISMCLAMDMALSIATATATATATSYGYGYG